The window CCTCACGGGCAGCCTTGGCGATCTGCTCCAGCACGAAGtcagggatggggtgggggaagGCGGGTGCCACGGGCAGCACGTCAGACTGGGCCTGGTAGCCGTTCTCGTCTGCGACGAACTTCACTACGATGGGGGTGCCGTCAGGGGCGGTGTAGCTGCAAGGGAAAGTTGATTTCCGGTGAATGATGAATTATCATTCTCTCATGTCAAGTTGTGACCAAATCTAGAATTCCGTGTTTGTGATACTCACGAGTACTGTCCAGACTTAACGACGGAGCCCTTGGGGCCAGCTGGGACCCCAGACTGAGCCAGGACGATGCCGTTGCCAGTCTCCACCTCTACGTTGTAGGTTCCGTCATCCTCGTGGACGCGCTCGTCCTTCAGAATGGGGACATGTACTCTTTCCTCGCTGGAGTCCCTGGAGGGGGCGCTGTAGCTGTACTGGGGGGCAGCGAGGGCCACAGCGGCAACGGCGGCGAGGATGATCTACAAAAAAATCACGGAACAAGACTGTAAGCTTTTTGTTTTCCAGCATGCAGCATGTCGCGTGAAACGAGCAGTCTGTTAATCTTCGAACAATTACTCACAATTTTCATGATGAGGATAGTGACAGAACACTGATGCTGAAGAATGGTTGGCGTGGCTTATATAGCGCCACTCTCCCGCCCCCCAGCTCTTACCGACCTTTACCTTGGCCGCTTTGCCTTCACCCACTTCTTCTTTGATTGAAGTGTACGTCGGGGCAAggaattattacttttttcatataattcatATTATTAATGGTGAACATTTCCTAACTAGAATACATTATGTCAATCACAAACTCAAATCAATGGAAGAGACATTATAAACAGGAATTTTAAGCAAATCAATAATATGACTATGACCTGCCGGAAAAAAGAGAGCAACTTAATGCCAATAACAGTTACAGTGGACGTGCAGTGCGTGTCTCCTGACGGCGTGGCAGCATGGAGTCTGTGACCCTGAGGAAGAGCTCGAGTGGCTATATAAGACCAGTCACAGATTTCTATTCAACAGTTATAACTAAGCCACCTCAACATGAAGCTTGTGAGTGCTaagagcatcacacacacacacacacacacacacatgctcgactaacaatcgagagggccgggttcgagtccaggcgcggcgaggcaaatgagcaagcctcttaatgtgtaacccctgttcacctagcagtaaataagtacgggatgtaactcgagggttgtggcctcactttcccggtgtgtggagtgtgttgtggtctcagtcctactcgaagatcggtctatgagctctgagctcgttccgtaatggggaagactggctgggtgaccaacaggcgaccgtggtggtgatgaattacacacacacacacacacacacacacacacagtggttagagcgctggcttcacaagccagaagaccggggttcgattccccggccgggtggagatatttgggtgtgtctcctttcacgtgtagcccctgttcacctagcagtgagtaggtacgggatgtaaatcgaggagttgtgaccttgttgtcccggtgtgtggtgtgtgcctggtctcaggcctatccgaagatcggaaataatgagctctgagctcgttccgtagggtaacgtctggctgtctcgtcatagactgcagcagaccaaacagtgaaacacacacacacacacacacacacacacacacacattccatagTATAGTGGTTCGCACACGCGAcaaggcaaatgagcaagcctctttatgtgcagcccctgttcacctagcagtaaataggtacgggatgtaactcgagggattctggcctcactttcccggtgtgtgatgtggtctcagtccaacccgaagattggtcagtatgagctctgagttctttcaataggggaaaggctggttCGGTGTCCAGACCAGACCACCGTGGCGAAttcacgcgcgcgcacacacacacacacacacacacacacacagtactaatGTTAAGTTTGATATCTACAGGTCATCCTCGCCGCCGTTGCCGCTGTGGCCCTCGCTGCCCCCCAGTACAGCTACAGCGCCCCCTCCAGGGACTCCAGCGAGGAAAGAGTACATGTCCCCATTCTGAAGGACGAGCGCGTCCACGAGGATGACGGAACCTACAACGTAGAGGTGGAGACTGGCAACGGCATCGTCCTGGCTCAGTCTGGGGTCCCAGCTGGCCCCAAGGGCTCCGTCGTTAAGTCTGGACAGTACTCGTGAGTATCACAAACACGGAATTCTAGATTTGGTCACAACTTGACATGAGAGAATGATAATTCATCATTCACCGGAAATCAACTTTCCCTTGCAGCTACACCGCCCCTGACGGCACCCCCATCGTAGTGAAGTTCGTCGCAGACGAGAACGGCTACCAGGCCCAGTCTGACGTGCTGCCCGTGGCACCCGCcttcccccaccccatccctgaCTTCGTGCTGGAGCAGATCGCCAAGGCTGCCCGTGAGGACGAAGCCCGCGCCCGCGGTGACTTCGACTCCTCCGAGGAGTACGGTTatgcccctccctcctcctcctaccgcgCTCCTTAGTAATTGACATCATATGATGAGTGTAActtataatttatttcttatgaTGACTATTAAATTATCAGATCTTTAAAAATTATATTATTTCTTGCAACCAAAGAAAACTTgtagatatatattgtgtattTCTACGGCGTCCTGAACGCTGACATGTAATGGCTAGCAGGCTAGCAACACCAGAACACCTTAGAACACTTCCTTTGGCACTATCACACTATTACAGGCGTTCCTTCGATCATACgggccacggagagagagagagagagagagagagagagagagagagagagagagagagagagagagagagagaatcacgagAGGGGACCTATCAGCAAAATACATTTTCAGCTCCTCTGTTATTTAAACAAAATTGTGAGAATAGCAAGTTATCAATTTAGGGGAAACAGAACACTTCCTCTGACCGATGTGCAATATGGCATCTATGGTCCTTgttgaaagataagaaaaaaagaaagtagataagaaaaaaatattgtattaaaacagttttatattaatttctgggcaacattagtttttttttttctcgaaatTTCAACTAGTAACAACTTAGCTCTGAAATCTAGTCAACTAAATATATAGATGTAGTCAAAGTGGTGAAGATATATGAATGCAGTAAAAGTGGAGAAACTTTGAGGAACAATTTCTGACGAAAAGAAATTGCATATATGgcagttcttttattttcatccataCACAATAAGTTATTTGTCTCACCACACTACATTCTACTGAGGACTTCCATACGAGGTGGAGGGGGCAGCGGGCTCCTCCTCAGAGTCCTTGGCTTCAAGCTCAGCGCGGGCGCGGGCTGCGTCCTCTGCCTCGGCGAAGGCAATTTGCTCCAGCACAAAGTCAGGAATGGGGTGGGGGAAGGCGGGGGCCACAGGCAGCAGGTCAGACTGGGGCTGGAAGCCGTTCTCGTCGGCGACGAACTTGACTTCGACGAAAGTGCCGTCAGGGGCGCTGTAGCTGCGGAATTATCGACAGTTAGCGTCCTGATGCAGGTATATGTAAAGTTTCATTAATAATGGGGGAGTTCCATGCTTCAATCGCGGGAAGACGGTAACAAATTGGGTGCATTTACTCAGTTGGCGTTGCCTTCATTCATCTTGCAATTGGAAGGTAGGAGATGCAAGCCAAGGAAAACTGACCTTCATTCTCGGCAGGATCTAAAGGCCATAAATCCTGTCCCGTTATTTGTTTCCATGTCTGGATGTGTTTGTAactgtcacgagagagagagagagagagagagagagagagagagagagagagagagagagagagagagagagagagagagagagagagagagagagagagagtgtgtgtgtgtgtgtgtgtgtgtgtgtgtgtgtgtgtgtgtgtgtgtgtgtgtgttacagtaaGGTGAGGTGGCGCCAGGTACTTACGAGTAGTGTCCAGACTTGACAACAGAGTCATCGGGACCATTTGGAGAGCCGGACTGACTGAGGACGATGCCGTTGCCAGTTTCCACGTCCAGTGTGTAAGCCCCGTCATCCTCATGGACGCGGTCGTCCCTCACGATGGGGATCACCTCGATGACCTCCTCGCTGGAGTCTTCGGGCGGAGCGCTGTAGCTGTACTGGGGGGCGGCGAAAGCCACAGCGGCCACGACGGCAAGGATCACCTGGACGAGTTCGTGAACAATATTTAGTAATTATATTTGGTGAGAAACCAGTCAAATCTCTGATTTAACAAAATCTGTCAACATAACGTAAACATGCTGATGCTCACTGTCTTCATGATGGTGCGACGTTGGCACAATGATGCTGAGAAACTGTTATTAAGACTTATATAGGTCTGGCACCGCACCCTCTACCTTCAGGCGCCTTCCTTCACCTTGGCCTTCACCCTCACCGAGCCTTCCTTTTACCCTCTCACCCATCCACCAATAAAACATTGTATTTTGTGGTGGTAAGCATCGTACTAGTTAGTGATCGCTTTAGTTTTACTTCTAATACTTATAATACATCACACATGCTCATTATTAACGAGGATTTGTCGGAAACTTATTGAATTGAAAAATGTCACTAAAATTGTAACAGTGGTCACCCTAGTATCGTTCACCGCCATCATGGTGAAGGGAAATCCGGGAGAGTGGCCacctgaaaaaaacaagaacttcAAGGTCAAGGGGGTATGATCATCACATACAGTactatataagagcagaagaggACTCTCGTCAACACTGCCGCCCGCACCACCCTTACAATGAAACTTGTGAGCAGTCACTGACATATAAAAACTTATCTACTTGTAGATTTGATCTGTGgcaaaagagattaaaaacaagaaaacgtaAATAATCAGCTATAATTGTTGCTCAAATGCTTATAGGTGATCATCGCTGTCCTGGCCGCCGCGGCCGTCGCAGCCCCCCAGTACAGCTACAGCGCCCCATCTGAAGAATCCagcgaggaggtggaggtgcagtACAGCTATAGCGCTCCTTCCCCCGAAGACTCCAGCGAGGAGGTCATCGAGGTGATCCCCATCGTAAGGGACGACCGCGTCCACGAGGATGACGGGGCTTACACACTGGACGTGGAGACTGGCAACGGCATCGTCCTCAGCCAGTCCGGCTCTCCAAATGGTCCCGATGACTCTGTTGTCAAGTCTGGACACTACTCGTAAGTACCTGTTGCCTCACACACCAGCGGCGGGACGCCACCTCGCCTTGCTGGATTGTACAGACCTAACTATCAATAATTCCACAGCTACACCGCCCCTGACGGCACTTTCGTCGAAGTCAAATTCGTCGCAGACGAGAACGGCTTCCAGCCCCAGTCTGACCTGCTGCCCGTTGCCCCCGCCTTCCCCCACCCCATTCCTGACTTTGTGCTGGAACAAATCGCCTTCGCCGAGGCAGAGGACGCCGCCCGCGCCCGCGCTGAGCTGGAAGCCGAGGACTCTGAAGAGGAGCCCGCTGCCCCCTCCACCTCGTATGGAAGTCCTCAGTAGAATGTAATGTGGTGAGACAACTAATTTATTG is drawn from Portunus trituberculatus isolate SZX2019 chromosome 44, ASM1759143v1, whole genome shotgun sequence and contains these coding sequences:
- the LOC123518781 gene encoding cuticle protein AMP1A-like, which translates into the protein MKIIILAAVAAVALAAPQYSYSAPSRDSSEERVHVPILKDERVHEDDGTYNVEVETGNGIVLAQSGVPAGPKGSVVKSGQYSYTAPDGTPIVVKFVADENGYQAQSDVLPVAPAFPHPIPDFVLEQIAKAAREDEARARGDFDSSEEYGYAPPSSSYRAPQ
- the LOC123518782 gene encoding cuticle protein AMP1A-like produces the protein MKLVILAAVAAVALAAPQYSYSAPSRDSSEERVHVPILKDERVHEDDGTYNVEVETGNGIVLAQSGVPAGPKGSVVKSGQYSYTAPDGTPIVVKFVADENGYQAQSDVLPVAPAFPHPIPDFVLEQIAKAAREDEARARGDFDSSEEYGYAPPSSSYRAP
- the LOC123518766 gene encoding cuticle protein AM1199-like, which codes for VQVILAVVAAVAFAAPQYSYSAPPEDSSEEVIEVIPIVRDDRVHEDDGAYTLDVETGNGIVLSQSGSPNGPDDSVVKSGHYSYSAPDGTFVEVKFVADENGFQPQSDLLPVAPAFPHPIPDFVLEQIAFAEAEDAARARAELEAKDSEEEPAAPSTSYGSPQ